The Salminus brasiliensis chromosome 4, fSalBra1.hap2, whole genome shotgun sequence nucleotide sequence TTATCACTCACTTTAGACCTCCTCAGTGTGATCTACAGCACAGATTACCTTAACAAAGCTGAAACTAAAGAACTATTGGGCTGTCACTGGAAAAACCTTTTGCATAACAATCTGGGCTGAATTTGAATAGTTTAATTAATTCTCTTTCCTAGCTGCTTTGATTTTACCTGATCCAGTAGCTGCATGGATCCACGTGCTAGTTGGTCCTGCCTGTATATTTGGTGAGGGCAGGGGCtaaagataataataaagaaGAATAATTTTTACTCAATTATTTGGCCAGGCCCAAGCATCCCTTCAGAATGCTTACTCCAGGTGTATTAAGAAGCGGATAGGACACAGCGGCCCTTCTTAACAGGAACATACTGTAGGTCAGCTGATTTTCTTGAAGAATACCCTCTAATCACATAACCATATAAGCATTCACATGGTTTGAGCAGCCAAAGTTCTACATAGAATCACAGCCTTGACAGAAGAACTCCTTTTCTAAGGGTGTCGTTAAAAGCAGTGGTTCACAGTTCTGGGCCTGGAGTACCACTGCTCTGCATGTTGTAGTAATTTTCTCTACAAACCCAGCTGAAAGAGAAACAATTTGCCAGTTCAGTTTTAGGCAGGTTTTTCTTAGAAGAAAGTAGCAAAGTAGTCTCTGGCATTAGAAAGTTCATTTATTGCATGGTTTTATtggtaaaagcagaaaaaagaaCATACACTTATATGGCCTTCGGCTGACTCTGGTAGTCTGATATGTGTCGAGTTGTTTTACATTAATATGGCTATTTCAGTAACACTGCTGCAACAAGTATCTAAAAGTCAGGCATAAATGCAGCACCAAAATCAGTGACAGTCTCCAACATGTATTGTGTCTCAGACCACAGATCACAGCGAGAAAGACAAAACAGGACAGATGTAAAGGCCTCCGTCTTCATTTCGAACAGACAGTTAATACAAGTTAAAAAGGTGATCAGTGCAATTCAGGAAATAGCATGTGCTCAAAGAAATTAGCTGTGTATTATCCACTTTTAAAGAAGATGAAAAGTTGAGTAATTAATGTATTCTGTGCTGTAAGTTATCGTCAGCTCACAGATACAGGCTTTATGTTTCCATACTGCTGACATAGGTATcagaacacaaaacacaaatgaTTATTCAGAAtactacagtaaaaaaaaagctccacaaaaaaacagaagactttcataatcataatcactCTATTACATCTGTCTTACCTAGTCTCAAATTAATAGTTCAACTTTAAATGACCAAAActtctgtaaaaaaataaacaaaaaaaaccccacactaCTTGAATAAAGCACTAATCacttaaatgattaaatgaacACTACGGAAGCCCTTTCTCATTAGATAGAGGGATGTTTTATCCCGTTTCTGGCAGAAGACATTTTGCTATATGTCAATATAATGAGTTATCCTGAAATCATTTAAattggaaaaaacaaaacattattaATGGTATCATTGGACAcaaatcttaaaaaaacaaaaacaaataaacactaaacacaccaCACAAACATTGACACACCGCTGCCAGAAACAGAGAAGGACATAACATAGCTGATTAGTTTCTCCTCTACCTGGTGGGAATAGACCTCGACTGAAGACACCTTTAAAGCGTCGTCTTTGCTTTACCAGTCACTAGTGGCCCTATAGACACCCTCCAACAAACAGGTTCTTAGGATGCACTGATAAACCATTTTGAAGGCAGTGTGAGATATGCACTGGTGATAATTAAAATGTGTATCgttaaatgattaattaaaacaaaacGATTAAATACCATATATTGGTTGTATATGTTTGTGCTGGATCAGCCAGTCATATCAGTGCACCCATAAACATTATTCCTATTAACAAACACATTCAAGAGTATGCGTTTAAGATTTCAGAGCAGGGCTAAGACCTGGATGTTACAGGGAACAGCGGAACACATCCACAGCGAAACAGATGCTGCCAACAATGGTAAAGAGTGCAAATTGTTTTGAACTGCCAGGTCAAGAGAGTATGAGGAAAAGACAAACATTTAGGAGCCACAAAATGTATGCATGACATTTTAAAACCTGAGCCCTTTTTAGAGACTTGCAGAGCTGCTACAATAgagattacattttaaaaatgtttatttgacTTAGCAGTTTAACATTGTGCCACATGGGTGGAAAAAAACCTGTTAACTTTGCACTCATTCCACACACATTCTATGACCTGTGGACATACATGAGGTTCGTATTTTCCATTTTAGTCATACAGAAGTATATGCTGGTTATACTTTGCAGCATTTGTGTAATCATTTATCTCACTCAAATCACTTAGGTTCAACAAAGTAAACAGAAATCTGAAACAGTTATGACAGGAAAGCAACAACAACTGAACATTCAGAAGCACGCACAGTCCAAATGTAGTCTTGCATAAGATTAAACTTAATAGAAAGTTTTCAGGTAGAATCGTTTTCAAAGCAAATAAGCAGAAATTTAGAAAAATTCTAGTAAAAGCATTCCTTATTTCAGTGCAACGAAAGGAACAAATAGTCATCTGTCTAAGATGGTAGAAATATAGAAGAGAAAAATATTTACTGGGTAATCttcataaaataaatgacaATGTATGGAAGTCATTACACAGTGAAATTCAAAGTTAGACAGGAAGCTTTAGTTTCAAAGGCTTTAGATCGATGTAAATCAATGCACAGTGCCACTGCTAGTCTAGAGTGGGTGTATTTTTGGAATTTCCCATACTTGAGGACCATAAAGTGTCTGCATTCGGCATGATGAAAAGCTCAAAATCGAATTCCCATCAGAATGAACTTTGCATTTTGTACAGGACAAGTATAcatatcatttttaaaagattgAGTAAGTGTTTTCTAAAAGAAATTGCTTGGATTTGGGCATGGGGCATGGGAGTATAGGATAGTGTGTTCCAATGAACAATACTGTTAGAAAAGTCCCAGCACAGGCCAGTAGAGGGAGTCCATGTGCAGTTATTAGGGGCTAGTCTGCCTCTTTATGGTACAGAAAAATACGGAGTAAAGTAAAGCCACATCCGAATGACCATCTATAGTCTTCATTTTCACACTTAAGAAAAAATTATCATTATTCCACAGACGCTAAATATGAAGAAATGTGACAAATGTCGTTTTAAAAAACAAGACATTTGTCAAATAATATAAACGTGAATGAATCTGAATAACACTGAAGTGGTGCATATAACTATCTGATTTGTGAAAAACAAATTAATACCTACAGAGGTCACTGGGTTAGCTTTGATTTTTAAAGGCAGAATACACTGTAATGCCCCATTACACTTTATGTAATAAACATGGATGCAGTATTTACTTTGATATAGTAAATATTATAACAATACATTGCTCAAGTCATAATTTATAAACTTGCAAGTTTGGCAATATTACGCAATACATTAATCAATTGTGCAAATGAGAAGAATAGCAGGCCCATATTAGACCTTTTTAATCTGAGTAAAGCAATAATAAACACAACTGGTGTGTAAGAATGAACAATGTCATCATGCAAAACCAACAAAAATCACAACCAAGGCCCACAAAGATACAAAAATCATGAAGAAGGAAACACACCATTTGAACCAAAGTCTCCAAATAACCTAGATGCTGCTCTACTGGAAGGCTGAACACAAAAATCCAAAACAAAATGGCCACATAAAAATTCATTAAATCCAacctcatctttttttttatcctctcCTTTTCTCATAAAAAAGATTTTGATTTCCAGATGAGCTTAGGAAAGTGAAGCCCCATGTACTGCATGTCAAATTAGGAGTGCAAGACCCAATAAAGATAATtagaagaaacacaaagggatGAAGAGAGAtgtgcttttttcccctccattGAACACCTTAAAAGGTACAGACCTATTATGCAATTTTTTGGCGGCAAAATCCCAAGACGCAAGAAAACAACTGGCGGAAGCATCTAAGCAGTAAACTAAAAGGTCTCTCCACACTGATGTGACTTGGCAGGAGGTCAGCGGTTTGCTTCATCTTACGGACTTATATGGACCCACAACCATCCCAAAAGAGTCCCACAGACCCAGGTTCTGACATACAGTTTTCTACCTGGTTCGGTTAACAGCATTGGCAAAGTGAGGCCACTCAGCAGCAGAAGTGAAGGCAGCGTCTTTGTGAGGCTGAGCAGTGACGTTCGACCCTCTCCTGGGAACCTGCACTGTTTTTCAGGTTCATCAGACTCATAGAAAGTGGTCAGCAGCCTACAggggtggggaggtggggtggaggtTAGGTACTTTCTGAGATCATGTCTACTTAAATCACTGTGCAATAAATTCTAAtcaaacactacactacactgtccATACAGATGCTCTGAAATTAGAAAATGATCTCAAATAAACATTAACAGGCAAGGCTGCTATCAGAATTGGGAATACTCACTTGTCCTTGATCTCAAATCTCTCATGCAGCCACCTGCGGAAAAAGACTGGCTCTGGAGGAATCTCCCTCATGTCTACACGTTCAAAGTAGATGTGTACCCTGGGGCATTCTTTGCAAAGGAACTCTTTTGAAGAGAAATACATATTGGATATTAGAGAAAAAGGCTAAAGAGAAACACACATTagataaacacacagtaaaagaAACCTTCTAAATGCATAACcctcatatatgacattttccTCTCCAAATTTGTccaattcagcaaataaacaatTATGGTGCATAAAAGTGTGCCTTTGTttgttctctgtagaggattTCATGTATATAGATTGCAAGTACTATGTCTAAGAATGCCCAAATCTTTACAggcaattttttaaaaatgagtaatacaatacaaatttGCACAAAACAAATCATGGAACCTGACTCACGCTTATGTAATGTCTAACGCACTTCTTCAATAACGTGTGAAGAATGTAGTCATAATATCAATACAACTACTTAGATGCCATTGCTGTTTATTCCTGTGAAAAACAGGATGTTTTTCACGTGGCAAGTGGCGGCTTTCATGTTTTTGGGTGCACCAAAGCTCTGGAAAATAGCACGTCATAACACactgtttacaggaagtaacaGGAAATCCATATTTATGTATTCTAGTAACTTTGTTGGAATTAGAATTGATATACTGTAATGTATTCTTCTTGGGAAAATTAATCCACTGACTTGGACAGTTGAAAAGGGGGATTTAAGATTTCATATTTAAGCTCAGAAACACAGACACCTACATTTTCACCTTGAGgtatctatatatttttatggcAACTTAACGGTCACCCATAATGTCACATATGAGCATAATAGCAGAAATGTTGAGGCTTATTCTTATAGATTGAACAGTTTCATTTAAACTATACCATCCTTTAACTGTCAGTCCAATATTCAATATGGCCAAAAATATGAATGTCATAGGAATGTCCAAATAATTTATTGGGTCCCTGATTAAAGTACCTCAATGTTGATGTATTAGTTACAAGGCAATATTTGTGTGTTCGAAGCAGTGGACAGAAAACAATGACAGCAGACATGATTATTAATCTAAAAATTAATTGCATGATGGTACCTGGCATTGAAGGGGCGGTACGTCTTTGGCCGTTTGCTGCAAGTGTGCCCTCATATGCTACAGTGATGTCGTAAACTGCATCCAGGTGGTCCTTCATGGTCTGTATGGCTACATATGAGGCTTTCATTCTTGGTGTTAGGATGTGTTTCAGTACAGCAAAGCCTATGTAAGACACATGGTACCCCAAACAGAAGCAAAAACAGATTAGAATGATGAGGAAGCCCTGCAAAACTTTTATGAAATAACATAAAATCTTATTAGCTGTCAGCCAAGAGCAGAATCCTGTCTCACTAGCACAACACTCAAAATACAACAATGGTAACTGTATTGCGCATATTTGCGTAATGAATAACTGGGAGGACAATAAATAGAGTGTTGCCATCTGAGTGAAACCGTTTGACATGACTGATGGCActaaacaacagtaataattagTTGGTTATGCATTCACATCTATTTCTATTTTAGAGATCCACATAAATGAGTACACCGGTTCGTTTGGAGGTGATTGTTCATTGATGCAATCACAGTTGGAAACTTCCCAAGCGCCACAGGATTTTAGTccaaggacatttttatttggCGATCATATCCTGTTGTGTGTTGGGCAGACACACCATGATCCACCCACGCATACATTGATAGAATCACGCTGTGGGATTCATTCTAATTAGAATCTCGAAGCTTTACACTCTTTAAACACTCATTAAATTCTAAACAAGTCCATGAAACATGAAGCAAGTGTGAAGTAAGTTATTGTTTTACGCAACTTTAAAGAAGCTATATCATGGAAAAATCAATTAAccttaataatttaaaatgaaaaagttgTAGCATAATGTAATATGTGAATTTGTTTAAATCTATGTATTAACAAGGAACACCCATTGTTTTCTCCaccatttgaaccctgtagaagttctgtacactgtgtaaatcattctggatgaatggaccaatagaaatgctctagaaCTGCTTTTAGAAACTCTTACTTTAACAtacattcaaagttaagaccatctttgccttctcctgtagtcaccattttggagaaacatgtttttcattggatagcAATGATGTATTCGCCTGTATTCGCCGAGTGAGGCACAATACAGTGCATCCAataggggggggggttatatatatatatatatatatatatatatatatatatatatatatatatatatatataaataaaatttgtaACGTTATGatgtccttttttttaaacacaaatgACTATATATCTGAGTTTTTATTGCCATATGCTGCAACTACAACTGAATTtgtctattttaataatattaaataaagcatTCTGTATTTTAGTATGTAGTTTATACAACATATAATATCAATTTAATGTTATTGGACATGTGCACCACACTGAGGCTTACATGTCTTAAAGGTCACAgttctttttaaaattctcAAGTTCTTTATTACTGCTGACAATGAAGGGGGATTTGGAAGAGATGCCTTAAATAGTTGCTGAATAAAGTGAAGACTGTTATTTTCAGCATGGCTCAGACATTACCTTCTTTAGCAGCAAAAGCCTGACTGTCACTGATTACTCCTTTAAATTCGGGGTTGTATCGCGTTCCCTCTGGGAAGATGACAAGATACATCTGTAGAGAAAACATAGTGGAACACAGCACAAAGTATTTACTACTTTTAGGCTGTTAGGGTATTTATGTGTCTCCAGCAGCCATGGGACATGGCAACTTTAGGTATGCATAAATTTAAAACTTCAAAGAATTAAAGACATAACTTGGAAACGTCAAATATTGCAACCATAGAAAAGACCATGTGGCTTGAAAGGGCTTTAGTGCAGCCCGCAGAGTGACAGAAGAGTCTTATGAGCCAGCTGGAAGGCTTAAGGAGTGTCATGGGAAAAAGTCATTTGGCAATAAATCCCCTTATTTCATATAGACAGGGAGATGTGCAGAGGAAGCATTTTAAATGTCTAGAAAAGGGGCTCACCCTTTCCACCCCATAAAGCAACCTTGAGGGCCAAAAGCAGACAAATCCCAACATGAATCAACTGCTGGAAGCTTTTGGAGCACTAGCTGGGTTTTCTTTAAGATAAGCAATGCATGTTAATTATATCTTTAGCCTAATGGCTGTTTTTAATGGAAAATACAGTACAATGTTGCATACTTACAGGTGTTCCTAAATTGGTTTGAGAGAGAAGTTTCCTTCTCATTGCCTTTTCTTCAAACTTGGCACTTCTCTTGACATATACACCACCATGCTTTCATTTGAAtgtaaagacaaaaataaatttTACAGAAAGTACAAGTCATCATGCATATAATAGCATTACAAACAATACTAAAGCAAATAAAGAAATATCCCAATTACAACTCAATAGTACCTGTGAAAAATACCAGCCATACAGAGGAAGCCATTTCAGACCATCCTTTAAGACGTATCGTACATTTCCAAGTGCATTCTGCCGAACAGCTAACATGTCAGCAATGATCCAATCCGctgttgttaaaataaaaacatatacacaaaaataaacaaccAACAAGCACTGTTTCTATTCTTCCTTCTTTTGCAGCAAAAGGtccatcattcattcattttcacagGCAAACTTATAATGCATGTTCTAGGTTTGGGTGAGCCAAAATACGCTCATTGTGCACTTTAGCAGGAGCACTATTATAATACTGGTTTAGATTTTTGTGTCATGAATTTCACAAGATTTTGGAAACACTCTTTTGAGTTTACATGATTGCGTTAAGCAATACCTGCAGATTTTTTTTAGGTTAAAATCTTTTGTTCTACCACATTTTAGATATTGGATGTTCAATTGGATTCAGATACACTGACTGGGAAAACCACTAAAGAACACTGTTACATGAGCATGACAGAGTTCAATCATTGACTggtattaacaaaaaaaaaaaaccctacaccattacaccatctCCACCAAACCCTgtctgttgacacaaggcagccTGGGTCTGTGGTGGTGGGTCAGACTAGTGGTGCAAAATCATGACCCCATGTTTGTGCCTCAGTAGGAATTAAGATTCATCAGATCAGGCTTCAACTGCCCAGTTTTGGGCATATTGTATCAACTGCCGCTttagctttctgttcttagctGACAGAAGTGATCTCCTCAAGATTCAACGGGTcatgcattctgagatgcttttctgctcagcaCAGTTGTACAGTTGTacctttctgtcagctcgaaCTAGTCTGGCCATTCTCAGTTGGCCTCTCATCAACAAAGTATTTCCGACTGCAgcacctccactcactggctgtTGCTTCTTTATTGTATCATTCTGAGTGAACTCTAGAGACTGCTGCGCTAAAAATCCCTGGAGATCAGGAGTTATAGAAATCCTTAAACCAGCCAGTCTGCCATTAGAAATCATGTCACGCTCAAAATCACTAACACTGATTAACTGGCTGCATCCAGACTTACCAGTGGATTGATGGTTGGAAAGATAGACAACATTCTCCTTTTTCTTTGGTATGTCTCCATAAATGATAATCTGGGTAACAAATAAGAACACTTGGTAAGAACACGACGGATCTGACACATCACTGACTAGCTGACTGTATAAGCTGAAAGAAAAATGTACATGAAATGGGCAGAATGATAACCacatgttcaaaacaatattaattataaacaaaataagctaaaaaaacagcaataacTGACAccaattacatttatttgtattttacagAAGACTAATCACTTAGATTAAATGTTTAACACAGCTTTTCTGGAGCACTCAAACACTAAACTGTTTGTAGTCCAGGGCCAATACTGATGATCTGTTTAATAATATGAGGGTTTACAGTTTTGTTGCGCAACAGCCTAAACTATTTGCTTTTTGAGTGTTTACAGTCCTCCGTTAATTAGGAAATCATTAACCATCTGATCAGAGGTTAAAATAGTTTCAGTAGAGAAGGAAATCAACACAATTGTTCACTGCATGTGTAACAAACTGCAGGACagattttttttggggggggggggtcattctGTGAATACTGAAAATAAGCTGCTGTGAATATAAACAGGTGGAAAACTGACTGGTACCATGATGTCTAAGTTGTAATCATTTGAGGCAAGGTTTACTTGCATTAGCAATAATGGTGGTTCAAGAGTTCAAAAGAGGAACCAGTACCCATAGGTGTTATAATTACTTGTGCTAACTTTCCTAAACAGACATGAAATATGAGCAGTAAAATATGAGCACCGAAGGTGACGAGATTACAAACCAACACCCTGTGTGTGGGGTCTGGCAAAATGAGGGGAGGGCTTCCAATACAAGCCATATCCTTTACATGTTCCATGGTTTTGTACTTATTTTGATGTGTATTTGTACTTATATAAACTGTTTGACTGCTTGTTAAATCcattttaagtgtgtgtgtgcataagcTTACAGTCCAAAGTCCAGAGATTTGGACCTGGCAAATGCCATTTATCCTTCCTAAATCACCTGAATACTGTCCATTTATTCTTATGAATTGATTCATTTtatgttttctttccttcttttaaTGAATTTCCACAACCTCTGAAGTAGCTTTGACACCAAAACATTTTCTTTCACTTGTTTTAGTGCAAACCTGCAACATATGGATCCACACtacaatatattgtgatattaaaaacagacagacatcgACAAATAGAAAGCATATACCCCAATTAGACGAACCAATGGTGCGTACACGAACAGACTACAGAATTTGTTGTGGCCTTAGACCCACTCCTGCTTTGCGAACACACCCTTGCTTATCAAGTTAGTGATTTCATAGCTCTGCCTTAAACACTGACGGAGTGAATGTAGCCACATTTGTCAGGCATGCAGCATAGTGAACACTGATGTCTTTTTGAAGAGTGCAAGTGTAAAACAAATTCATTCAACTTGCTCCGCAGGTCAGCCAGGATAGTCGACATTGCAGCCAGGCAGGCACATTTTGCAACAGAGGGAGTGTACCAATTAAACTGCTTTGTGCTTAAGTAGGGAAAATGTAAATTAAGGTGTGACTGGGGCTTCTTTACAATGTGCAAGTTTAAACCAGAAGCAATGTCCTTAGCTGGTAGTCAAAGAAAGAAGTTACATATAGAATAGTCTAGAATAAGATAAATGTTGGTGGACTAAGGCTTACATACTACTGCAGAGtaatttgatgtgaaatgggCTTTTTAAGGACACATAACTAGTCTGACTTGTTAATAGTGGTTATGGTATGAAACGTTTATATGAATCATTACATGAAAGttactaataatattttttttggcTGTACAATGGTATTGTAATACACTTTAGGACTCAATCAATTCATGCACAGAGGTACATGCAGGGCGTTGCAGGGTCTCCCAAGCTGATTTAAGGTTTCATCAAACTGTGTAGGTTTACTAGGTGAGGCCTATCTTCTAGACATCACAACCCCTGGTTCTTATTACCACCATTGTAAAGAAATGTGTGTATCTCTAGATCATTCCCACTGTACGTGAAAGACAACGTGCCTGAGCAGTGTGCACACTGTAACTGACAAAACCTCACCTAGTGGAAAGATCAGTTTCCTGTTTTTCTGATGCACAACAGCCCTCGACTCATTTCTGGTCATAGCAGCTGACGAGATCAGCCAAGAACTACTCACCTCGACCCCAGTGTAGTTCTCGAAGAAGAACAGGACCATGCTCTGGTAGACTGTGTATAAGTGATCGTCCACTCTGTGGTACAGCCTGGCTGGTAGAAGGGTGGACAATAATCGCCACACGCTCCATGACAGAAAGTAAGCAGGGGCAGTGCCTAACATTACAGCGGCTGGAAACCAGTACCGCAACGAGTAAGTGTGCACGACCAAGGACAGCAGCATTTTGCACGGAACGAAAAGAAAGCAGCTGGGAAAAAGCTGATGCAGGGTGTTGCGAGTTCACGAGCTGCGTTTCAGACTAATGACTGACAGGCATGGGTGTGCTAGCTAACAAGCTTGTAGTGCAAGTCAGCGAGGTAGCTATGTAGAGAGGTCTACGCGAAAGGCCTGGTCTTCACACAGACGAAAAACTCAAGTTTGTTTCTGGAAGTTTCTGGTGGTGATTTCCCGGTCATAGCACACCACTTTACATTCACAGACTAGCAAGTCCCTGAAGCACCCCACGAGCGCATGAACAGCTGTTCTAACTTCACAGAAGcgaagatgtgtgtgtgtgtgtgtgtgtgtcacctaCGCGTCATTGTcaaacagtgctaaaaacacagGCTGCGGTTAAAAACGCAGCTAAATGCTAGCTAACTTTAGTGAGCGAGCGGAGCTCCCCTCGTAAACAGAGTTAACATGTGTGTCAGCTAGCCACTCTTATCTAGCAGGTAGCTCCTTAATGGCACGCTGCAAAGCTGCAGAGGTCGGCTTAAGAGTCCGAGGCTACCAAAGCAGCACAACCCGGCGCCTGAAACGTCTTACACAAATGCAGTTTAGCTCGTCGTCCGCTCTCGCTGCGCCCTAGTCACCGCCACACTCGCCTCGCAGACCCCATGTTGCAAGAAGTGACATCAGCCGCATGGCAGTGTCGTGAACGCTGATTGGCCCAGGCACGAGCTTCTGCGGTAACGGTTGCTAAGGTGAGGACGACGCCTCCGTGCTACGGCGAACACGTGAAGAGAACAGCGGCTTTAAATCGAGCCTTTTTAGCCacagcttctttaaaaaacaacGGGTTTACCTTCTACCTTTTATTAGTGAGAGAGCTGTACGCGCTGTTACCGATAATATGTTGTGGTTTGTTAGTCAGTGCTTTGTTAGGTTGGAGGAGGGCGGCTGATTCCGCACGGTGACCTTGAGCGTTTGTTCTGCACATCCCTGACCAGAGCTCCAGTCCCACCACAACTGGGTGATCAGACAAAGTGAACCCCATAAGCTCTTACAGCTGTCATGAGCCATGGCAGTCAAAACATGACTTGTTTTAGagttttatttaacatttgttGTTTTACACCAGAATTCACAAAAATATCACAAATACACAATCACAGCCAGCCATAAAAATTGAGCTGTTAACATACAAAGGTACAGAGATAAAAGTTACAGTCTAGTTCACAGGCAATGGTCACATCAGTCCAAAATGTAGTTGTCGTAAGGAAGCTGCACAAGGTGGGTCACACAatctgagaagaaaaaaaaaaaaaagacatctgTTACCAGATTTCAGTCAGTGTACTCTCATACATCCTTGTGATgcttattattaatacattaaattcatatttatttatattaataattgatATACATTGTCTGAATTAATAATTCAAGGGtgacattaataa carries:
- the agpat5 gene encoding 1-acyl-sn-glycerol-3-phosphate acyltransferase epsilon, encoding MLLSLVVHTYSLRYWFPAAVMLGTAPAYFLSWSVWRLLSTLLPARLYHRVDDHLYTVYQSMVLFFFENYTGVEIIIYGDIPKKKENVVYLSNHQSTADWIIADMLAVRQNALGNVRYVLKDGLKWLPLYGWYFSQHGGVYVKRSAKFEEKAMRRKLLSQTNLGTPMYLVIFPEGTRYNPEFKGVISDSQAFAAKEGFAVLKHILTPRMKASYVAIQTMKDHLDAVYDITVAYEGTLAANGQRRTAPSMPEFLCKECPRVHIYFERVDMREIPPEPVFFRRWLHERFEIKDKLLTTFYESDEPEKQCRFPGEGRTSLLSLTKTLPSLLLLSGLTLPMLLTEPGRKLYVRTWVCGTLLGWLWVHISP